From the genome of Nicotiana sylvestris chromosome 1, ASM39365v2, whole genome shotgun sequence:
TATACTATAGTGATCGGTCATGTGAGGGAAAGTTGAATATTCTTTATCAGGCTATTTAAAAAAATCTGTAATTGACTTCGGAAATGTATCCATTGGTGTTTCATCATTGCTTACCTAATAGCCTAGAAACGGCCACTTGATAATTTTCTGCAAGTAGTTGAGTACATATATTTTTgaatcattcatggttggcggaCTTTCGTTTTCTTTAAATAAAGATATGATAAGGCAAGAATGTTTGAAGTTGTGAAGCTTCTAATACGTGGAAATTTTTTTTCAGCAGTTTGGTCGGATAATATGCTTGTACTAACAAGATATGAGTTCAGATAAAAATGTGACATACAATGTCCAATTTCTGAAAGTATAGTGCATTCTTGCATGTCTTCTCTGTACATGATTATATTTTAGCTTAGCATGGATAACAGATAGAAACAATAGGGCTTAGAAACGGCAGCATGAGTAGATGTTTCATTCGTCATTTGAGtattgttttttgtttttgttttgtagaagTTTGTTATTGAGGCTGCATGGACAAGAAGATCGCGGAGTGAAGCTGCAAAAAGGCCCAACAGGAAATCATGGAAACAAAGGACGGATATGTATTTGAGACCTTTTTTGCTAAACATTTTCTTTTCAAAACGATTTATCCATGCAAAAGTAATGCATCGAGGAACCAGCAAGGTGATCTCTGTTGCTACCACAAATGCGAAAGACTTAAGGAACTCATTGCCTTCCCTTACTGACAACAACGCTGCCAGGGTGATAGGCAAGTTGATTGCAGAGCGATCAAAAGAAGCTGATGTCTATGCCATTGCATATGAGCCCGGGAGGAATGAGCGAATAGAAGGTAGACTTGGGATTATTCTTGACACTATCCAAGAAAATGGCatcatatttgtttaaaattcACCTTCTGTATTTGTTACTAGAAACTAGCTACATTAGAATATTTAGTATCAGTTATTACCAACTGTTAGAACCCATGTGTCTTCTGTATTCTTCAGAGCTCGTCTTTGTAGCATATTATTATAGAGTTATTTGCCAA
Proteins encoded in this window:
- the LOC104212604 gene encoding uncharacterized protein isoform X1; amino-acid sequence: MATSSSVAPLCFSLSSELLPSVRREKPNSLSWSSSFPQLKLSVSSIPCPSNLSLRQKFVIEAAWTRRSRSEAAKRPNRKSWKQRTDMYLRPFLLNIFFSKRFIHAKVMHRGTSKVISVATTNAKDLRNSLPSLTDNNAARVIGKLIAERSKEADVYAIAYEPGRNERIEGRLGIILDTIQENGIIFV
- the LOC104212604 gene encoding uncharacterized protein isoform X2, giving the protein MATSSSVAPLCFSLSSELLPSVRREKPNSLSWSSSFPQLKLSVSSIPCPSNLSLRQFVIEAAWTRRSRSEAAKRPNRKSWKQRTDMYLRPFLLNIFFSKRFIHAKVMHRGTSKVISVATTNAKDLRNSLPSLTDNNAARVIGKLIAERSKEADVYAIAYEPGRNERIEGRLGIILDTIQENGIIFV